The following coding sequences are from one Humulus lupulus chromosome X, drHumLupu1.1, whole genome shotgun sequence window:
- the LOC133806022 gene encoding uncharacterized mitochondrial protein AtMg00810-like, with product MDIDNAFLHGDLDELIYMKLPQGYVHNGQLPPISVCKLNKSLYGLKQASRQWYSKLNTTLLQHGFTQSPSDHSLFIKSKSGVFLALLIYVDDILITNNNDSALVSFKKILESKFQLKDLGPLRFFLGLEIGRNKNGISVSQRPFTLQILSDTCYLGSKASSTPMEPNHKLSKDIGELLPDATSYRSLIGKLLYLTIKRLDICFAINRLSQFLSTPRLPHLHATQKVLQYLKATPGKGLFFHSLHQQTLSQSLQLKAFAVADWGSCIDTRRSISGYCVFLGNSLVSWKSKKQSTTSSSSAKAEYHAMTNTTFMPSDNAFDMYASADAPPTRKKSSRQHTGEGGGEPSRKRARLEDPPTPAPSKSTTPPPPPRTAPSTNQAERSLAADLLSNDYSSKNYKLYRLSKHHRSQEAFAYLPPLKPS from the exons ATGGATATCGACAATGCTTTTCTACATGGTGACCTTGATGAACTTATTTACATGAAACTTCCCCAAGGTTATGTTCACAATGGGCAACTCCCTCCAATTTCGGTGTGCAAACTTAACAAAAGCTTGTATGGTCTTAAACAAGCTTCAAGACAATGGTACTCCAAGCTTAACACCACCCTCTTACAACATGGTTTCACTCAGTCTCCATCCGATCACTCTCTCTTCATCAAAAGCAAATCAGGTGTATTCCTTGCCTTATTAATATATGTAGATGACATTCTCATTACAAATAATAATGACTCAGCTCTTGTTTCTTTCAAAAAAATTTTAGAGAGCAAGTTTCAACTCAAGGACTTAGGTCCTCTTCGTTTTTTTCTTGGCTTAGAAATTGGTAGGAATAAAAATGGCATTTCTGTTTCCCAACGTCCTTTCACTTTACAAATATTgtctgatacatgttatttaggTTCCAAGGCTTCCTCCACCCCCATGGAACCAAATCATAAATTAAGCAAGGATATTGGTGAACTATTACCCGATGCCACTTCTTATAGAAGTCTCATTGGCAAACTTTTATATCTTACTATTAAAAGACTTGATATATGCTTTGCTATCAACAGATTAAGTCAATTCCTCTCTACACCAAGGCTTCCTCACCTACATGCTACTCAAAAGGTTCTTCAATACCTCAAAGCAACTCCAGGAAAAGGATTATTTTTCCACTCTCTACACCAACAAACTCTCAGTCAATCCCTTCAACTCAAAGCCTTTGCTGTTGCTGATTGGGGTAGCTGCATTGACACTAGAAGGTCCATCTCGGGTTACTGTGTATTTCTTGGCAATTCCTTAGTTTCATGGAAATCTAAGAAACAAAGTACAACCTCTAGTTCATCTGCCAAAGCTGAGTACCATGCAATGACCAATACCACTT tCATGCCATCTGACAATGCTTTCGACATGTACGCCTCTGCAGACGCTCCTCCGACTAGGAAGAAGTCGAGCAGACAACACACTGGGGAAGGTGGTGGAGAGCCCTCCCGAAAAAGGGCTCGACTAGAGGACCCTCCAACTCCTGCTCCTTCTAAATCAActacgcctcctcctcctcctcgcactgCTCCTTCCACCAACCAGGCAGAAAGATCTTTGGCTGCAGATTTATTGAGCAATGATTATAGCTCAAAAAATTACAAGCTATATAGATTGTCTAAGCACCATCGCAGCCAGGAGGCCTTTGCCTATCTTCCTCCATTGAAACCCAGCTAG
- the LOC133806021 gene encoding protein MOR1-like yields MLSIADIKTAVKNKVPLVRSSTFNWVTFCIETSNKAVILKVHKDYVPILMECLNDGTPDVREAAFSALAAIAKLVGMRPLERSLEKLDDVRRKKLSEMISGSEGGTSTNTNSAVQASGATASSHEVIYFLYNGFMEVKEQFYVERLHASDASFFKKSAASMLSWKRPYQAAVSS; encoded by the exons ATGTTGTCTATTGCAGATATTAAGACAGCTGTAAAAAATAAAGTTCCTCTTGTACGGTCATCAACTTTTAACTGGGTAACATTCTGTATTGAAACAAGTAACAAGGCTGTTATTTTAAAGGTGCACAAGGACTATGTGCCTATCCTTATGGAG TGCCTCAATGATGGGACTCCAGATGTGAGGGAAGCAGCCTTTTCAGCTTTGGCAGCGATAGCTAAG TTGGTTGGTATGAGACCCTTGGAGCGGTCACTTGAGAAACTTGATGATGTTAGAAGAAAGAAGCTTTCTGAAATGATTTCAGGTTCTGAAGGTGGCACATCTACCAATACAAACTCAG CAGTCCAAGCTTCTGGTGCAACCGCATCCTCTCATGAGGTGATTTATTTCTTATATAATGGATTTATGGAAGTTAAAGAACAATTCTATGTTGAGAGGTTGCAT GCATCAGATGCTTCATTTTTTAAAAAGTCAGCAGCAAGCATGCTTAGTTGGAAGAGGCCTTATCAAGCAGCTGTGAGTTCTTGA